AAACAAGACCAATATTGTTATTGATAAGGAACTTAAAAGATATGTCCATATAGCCTCTTCCATCACAACCGTAATTACCGGTGTTGCAATCAACCAATTGTTGCTCGGAGAGTGAGACTAACTCTCCTGTCACGATCTTGTTTATTCCCTCCACAGCTGCTACTGAGGAGAATGCCCAGCAGCTACCTTTCATTTCAATAATGAAAAGTTTATATTAATATTGTAACCAATATATTGAAAGTGAAAAATGTACGGATCCAAATTGTTATAATTTAAATCACATCTTTAGTTAAGATAACAGTATAATATTCAATGAATATTTTTTATCTTTAATTAAGACTAGATTTTGACCCGAGCGCCCGCGCGGATGTATTTTTTAAAAAATATGATGATATTTGTTTTTTTATGTCACTATTTCGGGTTGGGCAAAAACTCGAATTCGAAGAATCGAACCAATCCCAATCCGAATAAGTAGTACCAAATCCGAACCGAAATTGATTAAATATCTGAATTATTCAAAATTTTGGTATTTGAAGAACTGAAACCTAATCCGATCTGAACCGAAGTATTTTGGGTATCCAAAATTGATTTATACACTTATATATATTAATTATTTTTAGATTTAATATATATAAAAACATCCATAATATATATGATACTTTTAAGTTCGTTTATATACTTGAAAATATACAAATAATCAAACGTAAATATCTAAAATAGTTAAAATATACTCAAAACTCCAAAAATACTTAAATAATTATTAAATAATTATTAATTCTCTATCCAAATATTTAAACCAAACCAATTTAAATTGGTTATCCAAATTTGAACTGAATCCTCAAAGATCTGAACCGAACACGAAATCCCAAACAGACCTGAAAACGAACCCGAACTCCCACCCCTAATCACTATTATATATCCTACCAAACGTCCACCTCTAATCACTATTATATATCACATATGTGTCTTCATAGGTTACAAAAATATGTGTTATCATATAATTAATCGTATTTTATACGTACCATCAAATAAATTTTTTTATAATTAATAACATTTTATACGTACAATCATATAAATAATCACATATATTATATTTTTAAATTTCAATGTGAAATATAAAAACCATAATTTAAGTTGGTGTTTGAAATTAGACTTTGTATTGTATTTTTCTTATATATATTGAAAACATTTTTATGATGGTTATTGGAAAAATATGTTAGTAAAAATCAAATTTTGAATATATGTATATTTTTGAATGACTTTTCGATATAAATCAATTTTAAATTATTATTTTGATTTGAATATGTATATCAAGTAACATAAACCCATTAGTTTTTAATATAATGTAATGAACTTCCAATTGTTTTAATAGCATAAGCTCATTACTCTTTTTTTCCTAACTTACTGCTATCTATGTTTCCAAACATCATTATTTTTTTAAGTGCTATATATGTTCCCAAACAAAAGAATTACTTCTACTTTAATAATATAGATAACAGTATAATATTCAATTAAGAAAATATTATGGTTTGATTATTTTGAATATATTTATACATATATATATATGCATGAGCCTAAAGATTCACTTACTATAGTAGTAGTTAGAATATTCTGTTAATGTTAGGACCAAAGATGGGAACTTGAGAAAAAAATGAAATTGCCTAAATCACCGTGAGGAGATTATCTGTGAATGAATGTGAAAGGCAAAAAAAAAGTACTTACTGCAAGAGCCTTGGTCTTTAACCGCCGTCACGGCACCTTCTTTTCTCCAGTCAACGGACTCTGGGAGCTGATCTCTGGGAAGTGACACGTACCTATGACTGACTCTGCGAGCCCTTTGTATCGGTTCATTATCATGGCGTCCAGACGAAAGATCTCGGTACTCTTCAACGGTTAGGTCAGCAAACCGAGTCAAACCGAGCTGGTAACTGAGGTTCTTAGCGTTGTGTTGGTCGACAAAACGAAGATTGTCCTTAAAGATCTCAAAACGCCGTTGCCTCTCTCCGAGAGCATTGACATAACTCTTCCCGTGAGTGGACAACCACGTTTGGAAGATGAACCCAACCTCGACGTTGCTCCGGCGACCACTGTGGGATACGACGGGAATGTCCACGGCCGAAGACGGCGAAAGAAAGAATATTATCAAAAGAAAGAGGATTGTCATGCAAGCTGATCTAGCAAAACCCATTCGTAATGATATATTGCGACTTGTGAGATATGTGAGATATATAGTGTAAGATGGGCATAGCAAAACACATTCGTATATTTTGTTTTCGACTTACCTTATGCATGGATTAAATATTTCTGGCAAATGGTATATTCAGATTCATTTCCTCAATTCTCTTCTTTTTTTCTGAAACACTTAAAATATAATAGTGCCGATTCATTTCCTTTTCAAAAAAAGAATAATTACTCGTAGATACATCGTAAATTGTAAGGTATTTAGAGTTGCCAAATCTTTTTTCCCTTGATTCCATATTACTCCGGAAATACATCTTAAAATAAGGATAATTTCTTAGGAAATGCTAACATTTTGAATATTGACTAAAGTCTAAAAGTCAATTCCATATATTTCATACATGTTTGTCTTCAAACCATACATTTTCCTGTGATTTATATCCGTGGCTGTAAATAGTATACTGGCTACAGCTTGATCAGCAGTGGTTACTTTGAGCCATTGATGTGAGAAATCTCTGAGAGAGTGTAGTGAGTCAAGGCCTTATCACGATTTAGCCTGGCCCATCATATAAAATGTTTTGTCCAAATGATTTCGTGTTTTTATTATGGCGTAATTATCCAAAAACTTATTGAATCAAAAACTAAACACATTAAACCTTTTTTCAATCCGCCGAGTTGGATCATGGATGCATTTGTCTTTGATTCTGACTACATCTGAAATGGATAATACTTATTATTATAATGAATTTGATTAATTGTTAATTCTGCTGTTTTTTCATTTTGTATCCATTAATTTCCTCTTTAGATTCTAAAAGAACGCGTTTAAATTCATTCGTGTTGTGTAACAGCAAACGCGTTTAAATTCATTTTCGTGGTTGTCATGTGACGGCGAAACAAAATAACGATAATATATATAATATATTTCGTATTTGTCGCTTTTGATGCTTTTGATTGTTAAAAATGCCTTTGTGACAATGATATGGAACTTCAGTTTTCTATTCATGTATTTAGAATTGAAGATTTGATATCGATTGGGATTGTGCGCGTTATTTGTGGAACTGAGAATATGGTTTAAAGCAATAGATATTTAATTCCTTAATTAAAAGCTAATGATATACTGCCAAAAGCTGATGATCACTTTATACTGCCATGTGTCTTTCTTTATAATTGCTCTCTCTCTCGCGCTAAAGTGGTATTAAAAAAGGGTTGCAAAGAGGTTTTTGATAACAAACGGCGTT
This sequence is a window from Brassica oleracea var. oleracea cultivar TO1000 chromosome C1, BOL, whole genome shotgun sequence. Protein-coding genes within it:
- the LOC106299075 gene encoding zingipain-2, with the protein product MGFARSACMTILFLLIIFFLSPSSAVDIPVVSHSGRRSNVEVGFIFQTWLSTHGKSYVNALGERQRRFEIFKDNLRFVDQHNAKNLSYQLGLTRFADLTVEEYRDLSSGRHDNEPIQRARRVSHRYVSLPRDQLPESVDWRKEGAVTAVKDQGSCSSCWAFSSVAAVEGINKIVTGELVSLSEQQLVDCNTGNYGCDGRGYMDISFKFLINNNIGLVSQIDYPYKAVQGNCNHNEKSANKVVKIDGYEDLPVNDEMSLKKAVAHQPVSVGIDKKSREFMLYKSGVYNGPCGTQLDHAVVIVGYGSENGQDYWIVKNSWGTIWGEAGFGKMARNIQDPAGICGITLVASYPIKK